The proteins below are encoded in one region of Diorhabda carinulata isolate Delta chromosome 3, icDioCari1.1, whole genome shotgun sequence:
- the LOC130891283 gene encoding zinc finger protein 43-like translates to MHDSVCLQCNKLHTGPSNRLVRDSCGHEKCRFCLLEDENQCKQCVEEKKLRLHESEKNNENLENYTKDEVVNNHTGVIQVNGNVPSTSTYNGELTFHETIETLENKTLENSFNENTYDSLKVENKNIAASRIKKPDKQRRTYNTVLIPKHVTVISDPPSYLCTICNKNFNTKTHIKYHTYCNGTAKPYKCEHCGKEFILRAQLDVHSYKHKPVKPYSCSICKKSFSVRSKLTRHLATHSQVKSHICSICGNAYRSKESLKIHFIIHKSDKPFSCNICSAKFSNQSNLNKHSAVHTKEKAHMCDLCGKRYKLKWALSVHKLSHNKTRSFECSVCYKKFIYKKDLQRHSLIHEESKQYKCSVCSTTFRRQDNLRRHMKNTHPGKKAEVIKTVVPARSKILSTTNLTPNTSSVNNNKTDTHIPVDNPNAINVITTASVACSSIKINKEETEAVTHLPSAVKSVSRADATGGTATTTSVINGPIKLAFKTPAFKSYYNINRDFDHMPTVQLQSNYNMAESVEICQKILSTDSSLSSRNMIPKTDSISQEICQKILDPNSRPIHYETSFQNKQHAMIKNIKFKVPIQYTNQFKENGKVEETKNDDCSLNFTELQPVAMTSVIVNSNDLSESGNLYWRRRTSQNLSLKK, encoded by the exons atgcaTGATAGTGTTTGTCTTCAGTGTAATAAATTACACACGGGACCTTCAAATCGATTAGTGCGGGATTCGTGTGGTCATGAAAAATGCAGATTTTGTCTTCTAGAGGATGAAAAtcagtgtaaacagtgtgtagAAGAAAAGAAACTCAGACTACACGAATCAGAAAAGAACAAtgagaatttagaaaattatacaaaagaTGAAGTAGTTAATAATCATACGGGAGTAATACAAGTAAATGGGAACGTTCCCAGTACCTCAACTTATAATGGAGAGCTCACATTTCACGAAACTATTgaaacattagaaaataaaacccTAGAAAATAGTTTCAATGAAAATACATATGATTCCcttaaagttgaaaataaaaatattgcagCAAGTAGAATTAAAAAACCAGATAAACAAAGAAGAACTTACAATACAGTTCTCATTCCTAAACATGTAACAGTTATTTCAGATCCTCCATCATATCTTTGCACTATCTGTAATAAGAATTTTAACACTAAAACACACATCAAGTATCATACTTATTGTAATGGAA CTGCTAAGCCATATAAATGCGAACATTGTGGAAAAGAATTTATATTAAGAGCCCAACTTGATGTACATTCTTATAAACATAAGCCTGTAAAGCCTTATAGTTGTTCCATTTGCAAAAAATCATTTAGTGTGAGAAGTAAATTGACTAGGCATTTGGCAACACACTCCCAAGTAAAAAGCCACATATGTTCCATTTGTGGAAATGCTTATAGAAGTAAGGAGTCtttgaaaatacatttcatAATACATAAAAGTGATAAACCATTTAGCTGTAACATTTGTTCAGCCAAATTCAGTAACCAGTcgaatttgaataaacattcaGCAGTTCATACAA aagaaaaagCTCATATGTGTGATCTTTGTGGAAAGAGATATAAGCTAAAGTGGGCATTATCAGTTCATAAATTGTCTCATAACAAAACAAGATCTTTTGAATGTAgtgtttgttacaaaaaattcatttacaaaaAAGATCTTCAAAGACATAGTTTGATACACGAAG AAAGCAAACAGTACAAATGCAGCGTGTGTTCAACAACATTTCGCCGTCAAGATAATTTGCGTCGTCATATGAAGAACACTCATCCTGGTAAAAAGGCTGAAGTGATAAAGACCGTTGTACCAGCTCGTTCAAAAATACTATCTACTACCAATCTAACGCCGAACACTAGTTctgttaataacaataaaacagATACTCATATTCCTGTCGATAATCCAAACGCTATAAACGTTATAACCACTGCTTCCGTTGCTTGTTCTTCGATAAAGATAAACAAAGAAGAAACGGAAGCAGTTACACATCTTCCTTCTGCTGTTAAATCTGTTTCCAGGGCGGATGCAACTGGTGGAACGGCAACAACGACCAGTGTCATCAACGGACCAATCAAACTCGCTTTTAAAACGCCGGCTTTTAAGAGCTACTACAATATTAACAG GGATTTCGACCATATGCCAACTGTTCAACTCCAGAGCAACTACAACATGGCAGAATCAGTAGAAATTTGTCAGAAAATATTGTCGACTGACAGTTCACTTTCGAGTAGAAATATGATTCCCAAAACGGATTCCATATCTCAAGAAATCTGCCAAAAAATCCTCGACCCAAATTCACGTCCCATTCATTATGAGACATCTTTTCAGAATAAACAACAtgctatgataaaaaatattaaatttaaggTTCCTATACAGTATACtaatcaatttaaagaaaatggCAAAGTTGAAGAAACGAAAAATGATGATTGTAGTTTAAATTTTACTGAACTTCAACCTGTAGCTATGACTAGCGTTATTGTAAATAGTAATGATTTAAGTGAATCTGGAAATTTGTACTGGAGACGGAGAACTTCGCAAaatttgagtttaaaaaaataa
- the LOC130891750 gene encoding 33 kDa inner dynein arm light chain, axonemal has protein sequence MTTERIIPSPNTLVKYDNPILVSKHDSKAGPSGDEAAKKTPLTADIKREAEEILNTILPPKEWEDDGQLWRQCVSTTPATRLDVVNLQEQLDMRLQQRQARETGICPVRRELYTQCFDEIIRQVTINCAERGLLLLRVRDEMRMTIEAYQALYCSSVAFGMRKALQAEQGKSDLFEDVETLKKEKQDLENQITELKQRAEQADRRAAETRLAEERKHTEEIAFLKKTNQQLKTQLEGILAPKK, from the exons ATGACGACAGAAAGAATAATACCATCTCCTAATACTTTGGTTAAGTATGATAATCCAATTTTAGTTTCCAAACATGATTCAAAAGCGGGACCTTCTGGG GATGAAGCTGCAAAGAAGACTCCTCTCACCGCAGATATTAAACGCGAAGCTGAAGAAATACTCAATACAATTCTACCACCTAAAGAATGGGAAGACGATGGACAATTGTGGAGGCAGTGTGTTTCTACAACACCAGCAACTCGATTAGATGTTGTTAATTTACAAGAACAACTGGATATGAGATTACAACAAAGACAG GCTAGAGAGACCGGTATTTGCCCAGTGAGAAGAGAACTGTATACGCAATGTTTTGACGAAATTATTAGACAAGTAACTATAAACTGTGCCGAAAGAGGATTGCTGTTATTGAGAGTTAGAGACGAGATGCGCATGACCATAGAAGCGTATCAAGCGTTATATTGTAGCAGTGTTGCTTTCG GTATGAGAAAAGCGTTACAGGCGGAACAAGGCAAATCAGATTTGTTCGAAGATGTAGAAAcgttgaaaaaagaaaaacaagatttGGAAAATCAAATAACTGAATTGAAGCAACGAGCAGAACAGGCGGATAGGAGGGCGGCCGAAACGAGACTAGCGGAAGAAAGAAAACATACTGAAGAAATtgcatttttaaagaaaactaaTCAGCAACTAAAG actcAACTGGAAGGTATTTTAGCACCTAAGAAGTGA
- the LOC130891233 gene encoding sorting nexin-27 → MADLDAAVSRNSNHFNIMKDSNGPRVVTINKTETGFGFNVRGQVSEGGQLRSINGELYAPLQHVSAVLDRGAAEQAGIRKGDRILEVNGVNVEGSTHKQVVDLIKSGGDVLTLTVISVTQQEAERLEPTDDNQIYYDYSEKRSLPISIPDYHHNERGGERYVSFNIYMAGRHLCSRRYREFAKLHNDLKKEFLGFTFPKLPGKWPFTMSEQQLDARRRGLEQYLERVCAVRVIAESDIMQEFLTDQDDENSLSPVDLKVLLPDRDVVTVSLKKSANADEVYEAVIRKIGMSKKVSCYFYLFEIVEYNFERKLQPNEYPHNLYIQNYSTATSTCLSIRKWLFSIEKEYTLMNDSLAISYLFWQAVDEVNRGVIHAGERLYQLKALQDKTRASEYLKLARELPGYGEVVFPHCACDSRKDGHVVLSIGTMGIKLHACREDGTLETQVILLQWDCLIQWEIDEEGMAFCLKYNRPDKTPKWLKIFTPYYLYLMDCFERILKESELLDTGD, encoded by the exons atGGCCGATTTGGATGCGGCTGTGAGTAGGAATTCGAATCATTTTAACATAATGAAAGATTCAAATGGCCCTCGTGTTGTTACTATTAATAAAACCGAAACGGGTTTCGGATTTAACGTGAGGGGCCAAGTTAGTGAAGGTGGACAGTTGCGGAGTATCAATGGGGAACTTTACGCCCCTCTTCAACATGTCAGTGCAGTCTTGGATAGGGGAGCTGCTGAACAAGCTGGTATAAGAAAAGGGGATAGAATTTTAGAAGT aaatggTGTCAATGTAGAAGGATCCACACATAAGCAAGTAGTCGATCTAATAAAATCAGGAGGGGATGTTTTGACATTAACAGTGATTTCTGTGACGCAACAG gAAGCTGAACGTTTAGAACCAACTGATGATAACCAAATTTATTATGACTACAGTGAAAAAAGATCTTTACCTATAAGTATTCCAGATTACCACCATAATGAACGAGGTGGAGAACGGTATGTTTCTTTTAATATATACATGGCAGGTCGTCACCTTTGTTCTAGAAGATATAGGGAGTTTGCAAAGTTACATAATGATCTGAAAAAGGAATTTCTAG gTTTCACGTTTCCCAAATTACCTGGAAAATGGCCATTTACGATGAGTGAACAACAATTGGATGCTCGACGAAGAGGTTTAGAACAATATTTGGAAAGAGTATGTGCAGTGAGAGTTATAGCAGAATCTGATATTATGCAGGAGTTCCTAACTGATCAAGATGACGAAAATAGCTTAAGTCCTGTCGATTTGAAA gTATTATTACCTGATAGAGATGTGGTAACAGTTTCGTTAAAAAAGAGCGCCAATGCGGACGAAGTATATGAAGCtgttattagaaaaattggaaTGAGCAAAAAAGtttcatgttatttttatttatttgaaatagttGAATACAATTTTG AAAGAAAATTGCAACCTAACGAGTATCCGCATAATTTGTACATTCAAAATTACAGTACGGCCACTAGTACTTGTTTGAGTATTAGAAAATGgttattttccattgaaaaagaatatacattGATGAATGATAGTCTAGCAATATCGTATTTATTTTGGCAG gCTGTCGATGAAGTTAATAGAGGAGTTATACATGCGGGAGAACGTTTATATCAATTAAAAGCTTTACAGGACAAAACTAGAGCTAGTGAATACTTGAAACTTGCTCGAGAATTACCCGGTTATGGAGAGGTTGTCTTTCCTCATTGCGCTTGCGATTCCCGAAAAGACGGACACGTGGTACTTTCCATAGGAACGATGGGAATTAAATTACATGCTTGCAGAGAAGATGGAACCCTCGAGACTCAAGTGATATTGTTACAATGGGATTGTTTGATACAATGGGAAATAGATGAAGAAG
- the LOC130891284 gene encoding DNA repair protein complementing XP-A cells homolog yields MSENTEEMANIVKQRIERNRQKAIILKRSKLVSHPYNKGEFEETTTTLKIGTTKYKDTGGGFLLEEKDEPDELELLLSQAEAPILELDRPTCEVCNKTFGTSWLFEKFNFKCCDGCRNSETHKLITKTEAKETYLLKDCDLDKREPILKFVQQKNPHNPRWGDMKLYLLLQIEKRALEVWGTEEQLERERELREEKKVLAKSKKYEKRLKELRKGMRSSLYNRTTAASHTHEYDKETYNEDDDTYHRKCLTCPYEETFEKM; encoded by the coding sequence atgtcggAAAATACCGAAGAGATGGCTAATATTGTAAAACAAAGAATTGAACGAAATCGTCAAAAAGCTATAATActcaaaagaagtaaattggTCTCTCATCCTTATAACAAAGGCGAATTTGAAGAAACCAcaacaactttaaaaattggTACCACAAAATATAAGGATACAGGTGGTGGTTTCTTATTAGAGGAGAAAGATGAGCCAGACGAATTAGAATTACTATTGAGTCAGGCGGAGGCACCTATACTTGAACTTGATCGTCCCACCTGCGAGGTGTGTAATAAAACTTTCGGCACATCTTGgttattcgaaaaatttaatttcaaatgttgTGATGGATGTAGAAACTCCGAGACACACAAATTAATCACAAAAACTGAAGCTAAGGAAACCTATTTGCTTAAAGATTGTGATTTAGACAAAAGGGAACCAATATTAAAATTCGTTCAACAAAAGAATCCTCATAATCCTCGATGGGGTGAtatgaaattgtatttattattgcaAATAGAAAAGAGGGCATTAGAAGTCTGGGGTACAGAAGAGCAGCTTGAAAGAGAACGAGAAttgagagaagaaaaaaaagttttagccAAATCCAAGAAGTATGAGAAGCGGTTGAAGGAACTAAGAAAAGGTATGAGAAGCAGTTTGTACAATAGAACTACAGCAGCTTCACACACTCATGAATATGATAAAGAAACTtataatgaagatgatgatacTTATCATAGAAAATGTCTCACTTGTCCATACGaggaaacttttgaaaaaatgtag